The Pseudochaenichthys georgianus chromosome 24, fPseGeo1.2, whole genome shotgun sequence genome includes a region encoding these proteins:
- the ptrhd1 gene encoding putative peptidyl-tRNA hydrolase PTRHD1, whose product MAATGAGSPGRLVQYVVVRTDLVHQLSWPLGAVITQACHAATAAIHLHYRDPETQQYLEELDSMHKVVLGAPDEAALSNLAETLTKAGVAHKLWIEQPENVPTCLALKPCAKETVQPLLRKFKLFK is encoded by the exons atggcTGCTACAGGAGCCGGTTCTCCGGGGCGGCTGGTCCAGTATGTGGTCGTCCGGACGGACCTGGTGCACCAGCTGTCCTGGCCCCTGGGAGCCGTGATCACCCAGGCCTGCCACGCCGCTACGGCCGCCATACACCTCCACTACCGGGACCCGGAGACCCAGCAGTACCTGGAGGAGCTGGATTCCATGCACAAGGTGGTGCTGGGG GCTCCAGACGAGGCAGCCCTCTCTAATCTAGCAGAGACTCTAACAAAGGCCGGTGTGGCCCACAAGCTGTGGATCGAACAACCAGAGAACGTCCCCACCTGCCTGGCTCTGAAGCCGTGTGCCAAAGAGACCGTCCAGCCGCTGCTGCGCAAGTTCAAACTCTTCAAATGA